Proteins encoded within one genomic window of Balaenoptera musculus isolate JJ_BM4_2016_0621 chromosome 12, mBalMus1.pri.v3, whole genome shotgun sequence:
- the LOC118904853 gene encoding 60S ribosomal protein L15-like yields the protein MGAYKYIQELRRKKQSDVMRFLLRVRCWQYRQLSALHRAPRPTRLDKARRLGYKAKQGYVIYRVRVRRGGRKRPVPKGATYGKPVHHGVNQLKFAWSLQSVAEERAGRHCGALRVLNSYWVGEDSTYKFFEVILIDPFHKAIRRNPDTRWITKPVHKHREMRGLTSAGRKSRGLGKGHKFHHTIGGSRRAAWRRRNTLQLHRYR from the coding sequence ATGGGCGCTTACAAGTACATCCAGGAGCTGCGGAGGAAGAAGCAGTCGGACGTGATGCGCTTTCTGCTCAGGGTGCGCTGCTGGCAGTACCGCCAGCTCTCTGCGCTGCACCGGGCCCCGCGCCCCACCCGGCTCGACAAGGCGCGCAGGCTGGGCTACAAGGCCAAGCAAGGTTATGTGATATACCGGGTTCGCGTGCGCCGCGGTGGCCGCAAACGCCCGGTCCCGAAGGGCGCCACCTACGGCAAGCCCGTCCACCATGGCGTCAACCAGCTCAAGTTTGCCTGGAGCCTGCAGTCTGTTGCTGAGGAGCGAGCGGGACGCCACTGTGGGGCCCTGAGGGTCCTGAATTCTTACTGGGTGGGTGAAGATTCTACGTACAAGTTTTTTGAGGTTATCCTCATCGATCCCTTCCATAAAGCTATCAGAAGAAACCCTGACACCCGGTGGATCACCAAACCAGTCCACAAGCACAGGGAGATGCGGGGCCTGACGTCTGCAGGCAGGAAGAGCCGCGGCCTCGGCAAGGGCCACAAGTTCCACCACACGATCGGTGGTTCTCGCCGCGCAGCCTGGAGAAGGCGCAATACTCTCCAGCTCCACCGCTACCGCTAA